In Neovison vison isolate M4711 chromosome 14, ASM_NN_V1, whole genome shotgun sequence, the following proteins share a genomic window:
- the HSPB1 gene encoding heat shock protein beta-1, translated as MTERRVPFSLLRSPSWDPFRDWYPAHSRLFDQAFGLPRLPEEWAQWFGHSGWPGYVRPLPPATVEGPAAVAAPAYSRALSRQLSSGVSEIRQTADRWRVSLDVNHFAPEELTVKTKDGVVEITGKHEERQDEHGYISRCFTRKYTLPPGVDPTLVSSSLSPEGTLTVEAPLPKPATQSAEITIPVTFEARAQIGGPEAGKSEQPGAK; from the exons ATGACCGAGCGCCGAGTGCCCTTCTCGCTCCTGCGGAGCCCCAGCTGGGACCCTTTCCGCGACTGGTACCCGGCCCACAGCCGCCTCTTCGACCAGGCCTTCGGGCTGCCCCGGCTGCCCGAGGAGTGGGCGCAGTGGTTCGGCCACAGCGGTTGGCCGGGCTACGTGCGCCCGCTGCCCCCGGCTACGGTCGAGGGCCCCGCCGCGGTGGCCGCGCCCGCCTACAGCCGCGCGCTCAGCCGGCAGCTCAGCAGCGGCGTCTCGGAGATCCGGCAGACGGCCGACCGCTGGCGCGTGTCCCTGGACGTCAACCACTTCGCCCCCGAAGAGCTGACGGTCAAGACGAAAGACGGCGTGGTGGAGATCACCG GCAAGCACGAAGAGAGACAGGACGAGCATGGCTACATCTCCCGGTGTTTCACTCGAAAATACAC gCTGCCCCCTGGTGTGGACCCCACCCTGgtctcctcctccctgtcccctgaGGGCACGCTCACCGTGGAGGCCCCCCTGCCCAAGCCAGCCACCCAGTCTGCAGAAATCACTATTCCTGTCACCTTCGAGGCGCGTGCCCAGATTGGGGGCCCAGAAGCTGGAAAGTCGGAGCAGCCTGGAGCCAAGTAA